The sequence CCGCTCCAGGCAAGACGGGCCTTGCGAAAATCGTCCCATATGCTCCAGGGACGCGCCTCACTCCTGTGGTGGCAAAGGACTGCCGCAAACTTTGTCCGTCGTTTCAATCCATCGTGGATGCAGGTGCGCCAATGTCGATGCTTGATGGCGAGATTTTGTCGTCACGAGACGGAATACCCTACGGCTATGACGAATCAATTGAACCGGCCCCGGTACTCCTCATCCAAGCCAACTTCATTAAAGGCGGCGTGCTGGTAACGTTCGCTGGCCAGCACAATATTCTTGATATGAACGGCCTGGCCCAGTTGATTCGGCTATTCGCAAGAGTTAGCGGCGGCGAGCCGCTTACGCAACTTGAACTCGAGCAGGGAAATCGGGATCGTAGGAACGTCGTTCGACTGTTAAATCCGGATGAGCCCAAGACGGACCTTACCCCCTTTCGCGTTCAGAAAAAGACCTCGGATCCAGATCCAGATTCCGCTTCCAGCCCACCTCCAGAGTATAGATGGGTGTATTTTCACTTCCCTGGCTCGAATTTGGCAGAACTCAAGCGTGTTGCTTCCACGCCAGGCTCCTGGGTTTCGACTGACGATGCTCTGTCTGCTCTGGTCTGTCAACGGATCACGGCCGTGCGTGTTCAGCGTCTTGGATCTGGTCCACCTGGAGCAACTGCGACTTTCTGTCGCGCCATTAATTCGCGGCGCTATCTGGAGACGCCAGTCCCTCCGGAATACATGGGCCATATGGTATACTGCATCGATCGAACGTTACCGCTGAATGATGCTGCGGGTGCCATGGATCTCCCTGTTCTCGCTGGTAGGTTCCGTGACGATATTAAAAATCTGCAGCCCGTTGCAATCCACAGCTTTGCAACAGCATTAGCAGAGAGTGAAGACAAAGGTGCCTTGGTGTACGGAGCCTTGCTGGAGCCTTCCAAGTACGAC comes from Trichoderma asperellum chromosome 3, complete sequence and encodes:
- a CDS encoding uncharacterized protein (EggNog:ENOG41), with translation MEDFSKYQDVMGQLMFLKTYTQIVFGFPTPETLSDEVITKDLEAAAKELTDAFPWLSGHVIREGAAPGKTGLAKIVPYAPGTRLTPVVAKDCRKLCPSFQSIVDAGAPMSMLDGEILSSRDGIPYGYDESIEPAPVLLIQANFIKGGVLVTFAGQHNILDMNGLAQLIRLFARVSGGEPLTQLELEQGNRDRRNVVRLLNPDEPKTDLTPFRVQKKTSDPDPDSASSPPPEYRWVYFHFPGSNLAELKRVASTPGSWVSTDDALSALVCQRITAVRVQRLGSGPPGATATFCRAINSRRYLETPVPPEYMGHMVYCIDRTLPLNDAAGAMDLPVLAGRFRDDIKNLQPVAIHSFATALAESEDKGALVYGALLEPSKYDVMFSSWAGQGLYQQSFGKLGKPSIAKRHKFKPMEGLIYFMPRTDAGDIDVAVCLREEDIDRLKVDEVLTKYGKYVG